In a single window of the Dehalococcoidales bacterium genome:
- a CDS encoding HNH endonuclease has translation MKAYEKIHSGIWAYNGLFELVDALQETSGARRVFKFKLRAVADARDQDEGDRVLDHSRLIPASVKLEVWKRDKGRCVLCGSRENLHFDHIIPYSRGGSSLVAENVQLLCAKHNLAKRDRIE, from the coding sequence GTGAAGGCATACGAGAAGATCCACTCGGGTATCTGGGCCTACAACGGTTTGTTTGAGCTGGTTGATGCATTGCAGGAGACCAGTGGTGCCCGCAGGGTATTCAAGTTCAAGTTGCGGGCAGTCGCCGATGCACGAGATCAGGACGAGGGTGATAGGGTACTTGACCACAGCCGTCTCATCCCTGCATCAGTCAAACTGGAGGTCTGGAAGCGTGACAAGGGTCGGTGCGTCCTGTGTGGAAGTCGAGAGAACCTCCACTTCGACCATATCATTCCTTACTCGCGAGGCGGTTCATCTCTGGTGGCCGAGAACGTCCAACTCCTCTGTGCCAAGCATAACCTGGCCAAGAGAGACAGGATTGAGTGA
- a CDS encoding response regulator transcription factor — protein MNTEGAIRVLLVGGSDASMQGISDALSDGAGVEVVGETVGGNEAVVAAGELSPDVVLVLVDSLIAGMDGIDTVHAIIETQPWTRVVVITRNTVRYLVPAVKAGAAGILSPEVGLDELLLAIRRVHQWASYSLSASSASEKPGYQAVSNMTRVKQRPE, from the coding sequence ATGAATACTGAGGGTGCTATCCGGGTACTCCTGGTCGGTGGTAGTGATGCTTCAATGCAGGGCATTAGTGACGCACTCAGTGACGGTGCTGGGGTAGAGGTCGTCGGTGAAACGGTTGGTGGCAACGAGGCTGTTGTAGCCGCCGGGGAGCTATCCCCGGACGTGGTACTGGTATTGGTTGACAGCCTGATAGCAGGGATGGATGGCATTGATACTGTGCACGCTATTATCGAGACACAGCCCTGGACACGGGTAGTTGTCATAACACGAAACACAGTTCGGTACCTGGTGCCGGCGGTGAAAGCCGGTGCCGCCGGTATCCTTTCGCCGGAAGTTGGTCTTGATGAGTTGCTTCTGGCAATACGCAGAGTACACCAGTGGGCATCTTATTCCCTCTCGGCGAGTAGTGCTTCAGAGAAGCCGGGATACCAGGCTGTAAGCAATATGACGAGAGTCAAGCAAAGGCCTGAGTAG
- a CDS encoding flagellin has product MRKRFLKVIARLHRGQRGMTGLETAIILIAFVTVASVLAYSVLSAGIFAAERGKATVYQGLASAQATMSIQGSVLGLSPNGTELEQIQFTVALTLEDESVDMNSVVINYFDTEVHSEDITWTSEINGGCTERGAVNLLEADEQHVVIVTIPDAATIDAYEKFTVQVFPPTGATLSIQRTVPGAIQAVMNLY; this is encoded by the coding sequence ATGCGTAAGAGATTCTTGAAGGTGATAGCCAGACTCCACCGAGGCCAGCGTGGTATGACCGGGTTGGAGACAGCCATCATTCTGATTGCCTTCGTGACGGTCGCTTCCGTACTGGCCTACAGCGTGCTGTCGGCCGGTATCTTCGCGGCAGAGAGAGGAAAGGCGACGGTGTATCAGGGCCTGGCATCTGCCCAGGCGACTATGTCAATTCAGGGTTCCGTGCTTGGTCTCAGTCCCAACGGGACGGAGCTCGAACAGATCCAGTTCACTGTAGCCCTGACACTGGAGGACGAGAGCGTGGACATGAATTCTGTCGTCATCAACTACTTCGACACCGAGGTGCACTCAGAGGACATCACCTGGACAAGTGAAATCAACGGGGGCTGCACTGAGCGAGGCGCGGTCAACTTGCTGGAGGCCGATGAGCAGCACGTGGTTATCGTCACGATACCGGATGCGGCCACCATCGATGCGTATGAAAAGTTTACGGTTCAGGTCTTCCCGCCCACCGGGGCTACACTTTCCATCCAGAGGACTGTACCCGGCGCGATACAGGCGGTAATGAACCTCTATTAG